The following are encoded in a window of Mustela nigripes isolate SB6536 chromosome 1, MUSNIG.SB6536, whole genome shotgun sequence genomic DNA:
- the LOC132010469 gene encoding olfactory receptor 4C11-like, with protein sequence MWQNISVTEFILLGLAQEPMKKKMVFVIFFIFYVGTMIGNLLIIVTIKFSRTLQSPMYYFLFYLSLADSCFSTTTAPRLIVDSLSAQRTISYNECMTQVFALHLFGCMEIFVLILMAVDRYVAICKPLHYSTIMRRQVCTTLIILAWIGSFIHSIAQIILALRMPFCGPNLIDHYCCDLQPLLELACMDKYMINLLMVSNSGAICSSSFVILMISYIVILHSLRNHSAEGRKKALSTCTSHIIVVILFFGPCIFIYTRPPTTFPMDKMVTVFYTIGTPFLNPIIYTLRNAEVKNAMRKLWYIKITTESKR encoded by the coding sequence atgtggcaaaatatCAGCGTAACTGAATTCATACTGTTAGGATTGGCCCAAGAGCCTATGAAAAAGAAGATGGTATTTGTaatcttcttcattttctatgtGGGAACCATGATAGGGAATTTGCTTATTATTGTGACCATCAAGTTCAGTCGGACACTTCAGAGCCCCAtgtattatttcctattttacttGTCCCTTGCTGATTCCTGCTTCTCAACTACAACAGCCCCCAGACTAATTGTGGATTCACTCTCTGCACAAAGAACTATATCTTACAATGAGTGCATGACTCAAGTCTTTGCTCTACATTTATTTGGCTGTATGGAGATCTTTGTGCTCATCCTCATGGCTGTGgatcgctatgtggccatctgtaagcccTTACATTACTCAACCATCATGAGACGACAGGTCTGCACCACCCTGATCATTCTTGCATGGATagggtcttttatccattctatAGCCCAGATTATTTTGGCATTGAGAATGCCTTTCTGTGGACCCAATTTGATTGATCATTACTGCTGTGATTTGCAGCCCTTGCTGGAACTTGCTTGCATGGACAAATATATGATCAACCTATTGATGGTGTCTAACAGTGGGGCCATTTGCTCAAGCAGTTTTGTGATTCTGATGATCTCATACATTGTCATCTTGCATTCACTGCGGAACCACAGtgcagaagggaggaaaaaagctcTCTCGACTTGCACTTCTCACATCATAGTAGTAATCTTATTCTTTGGtccatgtatattcatatatacacgCCCCCCAACCACTTTTCCCATGGACAAGATGGTGACTGTATTTTATACTATTGGGACCCCTTTTCTCAACCCAATCATCTACACCTTGAGGAATGCAGAAGTGAAAAATGCCATGAGAAAGCTCTGGTATATTAAAATTACCACAGAAAGCAAAAGATGA